Below is a window of Neofelis nebulosa isolate mNeoNeb1 chromosome 8, mNeoNeb1.pri, whole genome shotgun sequence DNA.
ATTTTTCTAGTCACAGATTAATATACCACTCAGTTTGAGGAAGTGTAGTACAGCAGCAAAGTGCACTCATTTTGGAGCCTtggttttgaatcctggctcctctTCACTACAATGGGACCTTGCTGAAtttttctgtgcctgtttcctcaatGATAAAGAATGGACCTAACACTGCTACCTCAGAGTTACTCAAGGATTAATGAGTTAGCACATAAGGTGCTTAGAATAGTATGTGGTACATGGTAAATACTATTTTTTGTATAGATAcgttatatgtataaaaataaatttgcttgGGGGCGAATGGGtcgctcattcagttgagcattctgagttcagctcgggtcatgatctcagggttgtgggatcgagccccacgtcagactcttgctctgagcgtggagcctgtttggtttttctctctctctctctctctctctctctctctctctctctctccctcgcttgcactctctaaaaaataaaagttaaaaaataaatacataaatttgcaCAGTCAATGGTAATTTAGAGACAGTCTCTAGCTGAACTacaaagaatttggattttttcATGGATGCAAAATATGGTTTTATGTATTGTATTTTCTAACACTTGCTCAGAAAGCATGTCTACTCTATAGTACTTCTCATGTTGATACAGTAATTGAGGTCTGCCAACTACAGTTAACCATATTTAATCAAATGGATGAATTACAATCTAAAGGTTCCAAAGTCAGCATGCGTTTAGAtctgattttcttcttagaaCTTTTATGTCAttcttcactcacatgaggaagggaagcaaaaataatatacaaacagggCAGGGGacaaaaacatgagactcttaaatatggagaacaaacagagggttactggaggggtgtcGAGAGGGTGGATGGActaaaggggtaaggggcattaaggaatctacccctgaaatcactgttgcactatatgctaactaacctgaATGTAAggtaaaaaaacacattaaataaaaattaacaaaaaagaacgTTTATGTCATAATAGCTGCCATATTTTACAAATGCCAGTTTCAATGACTATAAATGGGTGTTTGTTGAAACAGgactatttcatttataattatatgtatttttttgttcataTACAAGTTTATATTTCTAACTATGCCCGTGAAACCTTTTTCCCAAGCCAGAAATTTCTACATACTTGCAAACgataatataaatatgtaccaATATCTGTTACTGCTGTACAATGTTAACTTTTCAAAAAGCATAAACCTCCCACACACATTATTTGTTATATGTTGAACATACCTCCCCAACATATTCCATGACAAAACTCattcttttaatcttcacaaggGTTTTTACACCCCAGCCACAGCCATTGCTAGTTCGAAAGATGCAAAGTGAATACTGGGTGCCTTTTTGTACAATCCTATTGGGACAATCGGGTCCACACTGACACCTCGAGTTGCATTCATAAATGGGGGTACCAGGTGGGATTTTAATTTGTTGGTTTTTATTATAAGCCAAAAGAACTCCAGCTTCAGCAGGACAACATTTCTCAAAGAAGCAATCTGTACACGAACAACCAAAGGTAGCTTCATTGACTAAGCTGATTCCAGGAGCTGGTTTGTATTCATTAATGTAGTAGAAGTCTGAAGGTGGGCCCTCTAAGTCaacagtattttcaacaaatatcatTCCTttatgattctttcttctgttgagTTCGTCTTGCCATCTCTGCAGAGCTAGCCTCTGTTTAGCCTTCTTTACAATGTACTCGGCAATGGCAGGTTTCAAAGCTTTGTTATTGTCTTTTATTGCTTTGCCTTTCTTTACCTGAGATAAATAATTATGCTTGTCATTAGAAAACTGCTGGAGGAGTAATGGGCACTTGAGATTTTGCAAAGGTTCCCAAGTATTTGTAGAATCTGGCCATCCTTTCCATTTTACAAGATAATACTCCATatccttaaaatataaaagaaaattgaaattagaTGACAGTCcccattaaaataatttactatCTTAAAGAGTTAAGGCAGCTGTTATCATTCTTAATAAAGTTCAGAATATATTAAGAGCCAGAGGTTTCTAGATGAactacaaaacataaaaaatataaaaccattttttctttgcattacataaaatatatacagaatttaGTTGTAGCACAGTATGTTTGAGCATAAGTAAAAGAATTGCACCTGAAGACAAAAGTACTGAAACTCATGATATTTTACCAAACAGTgattgttaaacaaaaaaaagtactttatCTTAATCACAGAAACAGGGAGTCTTCAAACTAACAATTTATGACCTAGGTTAGCGCTTTACTTGGCCAGCACTGATGTAAGCATCCCCCGAGGTAGgtaattttagtattttacacTGACAGAAGGCAAAGAAGGCAAACACTATTTCTCAGTATCATGGGCACACATCCCTTCGATGTTCTAGGGACATAATGTCCAATATAGTTATTCCTAGCTGCATGTAGCTAtcgagcacctgaaatgtggtgggcccaaattgagatgtgctttaAGTGTGTAGTACATACTGAGTTACAAATatcaaacacatacacaaaaaaggaaaatatttcttcacaTGTGACACAtattgattacatattgaaatattttggttttactaaatatattattttttaaagatttatttatttgctcatttatttatactaatctatgcccaatgtggggctcaaactcacaatcttgATATccagagtcccatgctctactgcctgagccagccaggtgtgcaATCTCACttgtttcattttacttgttTAATATGGTTacgaaaaaatttaaaatgacatataTGTAGCTTACATTGTTTTTATTAGACATCACGATTCCAGAGAATTCTCACCTTATTTAGACTCACCCATGAATGGATTAGGAAGCAGGCACTGAAGCCACCAAAGatcaaatattttgatttatcCCTGACTGCTGTTGTGGCCACCATGGCACCTAGAATTTTGCCTTCTTACCCCAGTGACTtgactctgttttctttccttaaaattgGGGAATGGCATGTTAAGTTTCTCTTAAAAAAGGTAGTCAAGTgtgcataataaaaaaaacttcgaggggcacctgggtgtctcagtgggttaaacatccgattcttgatttcggctcaggtcacgatcccagggttgtgagactgagccccgcgtctggctacAAGCTGAAAgcagagcctgctgaagattctctctccctctgcccttcctccacctgtgctctctcacactctctctcaaaaataaaacaaaaaataaagagaaaaaattctaaagtccttcaattttttctttgtcctctgAAATATGTCCACACTCTAAAATATGAAAGTGATTAAATTGTATTCTccagtttttagttattttaaatcattGATATGGATTAAATTTGcttttccttgaaatttttaACAAAGTTTTTACTATAAAAGGGTGCATATGACACTTGTTTTACTATCCATAATTTATTAATGCCAAATAACCTGGATGGCCTAGGAAATGTTGCAGAGGCACAAACTGGGGTGAGGACCACTGAGGCAGCTTTGCAGAAGCAAGTCGCTTAGCCAATGAGTAAGCAAATTTTCTCCCCATTGAGTCGTTTCAATGTTTTATTACATTCTACTCGGTAAGCAATACTGCTGGTGAATTAAAAGAACTTTCCTTCTTATGAAAATGGTCAAAATATGCTTTAcctgtttaaaaaatgtggttAAAGTGTGAGGATATGCACAAAAACTGTACTTTCATGGAAATACATATTGTgatttcagggaaaaaagaaaagcttagaCATATATTTAAGTGTTAGTCGAAATGGTGAAGTGTAACACAGATTTCTCCCTCCTGCCAGGTAACTTTTACAATTTAGGATTTATGTTGGCAGATATCCGCTCGATAATGATGGGATCCACGTGGCAGTAGCTAACGTGTATCTATTTTCCTTATTAATTaggaaagcttttaatttttctgactcCAGAATAAAGCAAGGCAACTCtggtcctcttttttttctactacaCTTTTTCCTATAATAACCCTGTAAGTTGTCAGCAAatgatgaaagaaacagaaacactggCTTCAAATCAGATGATTAAGCTCAATTATCATTCAGCAAAACTAGTAACACCATGCCACTGAAGTGGGCTCCAAATTAACATATTGTATTGTTTAATAATGAGCCAGATGCATTGTTAGTGATTAAGTTTTGCATGTTAATCACATTGATACTTACTTAATTTATAGATGGTAAagatgtttataaaacaaaagtgCCTTTGGCAAAATAGTAGAGAAATATtagtgatattttatttctacctCATACTTATTTTAGTAAGTATATTTTACTTTGCAATCCAAAAAAGATATTTGTTTTGAAGAACTGATAAATTTTACACAGAAAAATTAGTATGTATGGCTTAACAAATTTAATTCAATATGCTAAAGTTCCAAATAAAAGCCCAAAAGTTCATTAAGCCTCATAGATTATATCAGTATCTTATTCTGACACGCAATCAACTCTTGATTACCCATAGAAATGGAGTACAGTTGTAAAAATGATACATAAATCACTCCTGTATAATTTAGAATGCATCatatgaattttttcttaaagacatTTTCCCCCACTATGTTTGGCTTAGGTTAAATTCATTCaagtattttagtatttaaaataagtatgtgCAAGTTCAGCCACCAGGGGGTATGATGAGACGTAAGGTAGTGCTAGCCTTTAGGAGTAAAAGCTCACTGGGAAAAGAAGGCAGTAATATGTCAAGTAAGTAGCAATGCAAGGCAGTACAATTTTAAATGCCAAAACAAGACAGTAATTACCACTAGAATATAGAGAGGGAAGTCAATATAGTCAGAAAAGAGCACAGAGCAAACAGAACTAAACTGTGAAAGACTGATAGGATTTGTTGGGTAGGGAACAGGGCAGGCAGGATGAAAACCACCAGCAAAAACTAGGAGCTAAGATCTGTATGAAGTATTCAGAAAGCAGTGAAGAGATGGATTTGGCTAGCTTTAAAGTTCAGAATATTGAAGTGAGAGATTAAACTGTAATGGCAAGGTGAGAACAAATCTTAGCCTTGAATATTTGATGGAGGCATTTGAACTTTTTTTGTAGGCCAATAGTTTTTACAATTCTTAGAAAACATGGTGTTTCTGTGGGGAGTTTCATTACATACAAATACATTTGGTTTCCATCGAGTTTATTAGGAACAATTTATCAGTCTTCTCATTGCCAAGCCCAAGACTCTACAAGCCCTCATGTTACTTGACTTAGGCTTTGATACCACATTTCTCTCTTCACTAttgttccttttctgtcttctctgctgAGACTATTGTCCCTGCCCATCACTTAGTGCAGATACTTGAGGCTCTGTCCTTGGCCCCTTTTCACACCAAGTAAGCGTTTGTCCCTTTTGAAAATCTGAAGAAAGCGATGGACCTTCCCCTAACAAAGTCACATATGCGATATTTTGGATAATTGAGGATATGTGGATTCCAGATTTAAGGTTATGAATCCTTGCTCTAAATGCTCTCTGGGCAACCTCATCACTCCAACAGTTTTAATTACATGCTACTAACTCCCAAAATTTTTCCTGCACCTCCATATATCCAATAGCCTACTGGATGCCCAACAGCTTCTTAAATCCATCTATTTCCATGGAACTCACCACTGTCctttcaaaatggatttttttcttttcctcatcaaGGGTAATCTTATCATCTACCCAGTCACATGAGTTGCAAACTAGGAGCTCAATCTAGATTGTTCTCAATCCATCATCAAGTTTCTTCAGATACTTGTTCCTGTCCATCTCTTTACCATAGCTCTAGTTACTTAAGGTCTTCAATTCTTGCTGGGATTATTACATTAATCTCCTAACTGGTTTCTCTGCCTCCAGACTGACAACATCCCAATTTATCATTACTGAAGTGAagttttcttacaaaaataagaaatccACAGTACCAGTCATTCTGttactttcttccttcaaaattttaATTGCTCCTCCACTGCCTAAAGAATGAAGTTCACACTTCCTATTATAGCAAAGAAGATCATTCTTGACTGAGTCCCTGATATCTCTCTGACAGTCTTCCATTGTAACCCCATTTACATACCACCCTCTAGCCATACTAACTGCAGCTAGTACTTGAACATGCCAGTCCTCTTCACCCCTTTCTGCTTTGTTCACAAAGTTCTGATTACAATGACCTCTTCTATTTCCATAATGAGCGTATTTTGGTCTCATTTTTTATGTGTAGAAAAATCTACTCATCTTTAGAAGTCAGCTCAATGTCCCCCTGTCCCTGCCCACGaagtctttccttcctctcttgcccAAGGAGAACCGATCACTGCCAATCTCCTTGTGTTTCCATTTCTAATCTTAACCAGAAACCATGAGGGATGAAATCTTCGTAGCCACAGAACCAAGCACAATTGCTTGCTGTATCTTAAGCTCTATTAAATGTTTCTGAATGCATAACAAAAAGTAGGACTATCAACATGTATGCAATTAAAAATCACAACAGTAACTATATAtgaatctttaaaagaaataaaagcggCTAAATTTAATCTGGgttgtttttcaaatgtatatattggaggacaaaaaacaaaagctatcCTCCCATTAGCTACTTTCTTCTGCAAGTTTTGAAATCATCATATTCAATGTTA
It encodes the following:
- the SUV39H2 gene encoding histone-lysine N-methyltransferase SUV39H2 isoform X2, whose protein sequence is MEYYLVKWKGWPDSTNTWEPLQNLKCPLLLQQFSNDKHNYLSQVKKGKAIKDNNKALKPAIAEYIVKKAKQRLALQRWQDELNRRKNHKGMIFVENTVDLEGPPSDFYYINEYKPAPGISLVNEATFGCSCTDCFFEKCCPAEAGVLLAYNKNQQIKIPPGTPIYECNSRCQCGPDCPNRIVQKGTQYSLCIFRTSNGCGWGVKTLVKIKRMSFVMEYVGEVITSEEAERRGQLYDNKGITYLFDLDYESDEFTVDAARYGNVSHFVNHSCDPNLQVFNVFIDNLDTRLPRIALFSTRTINAGEELTFDYQMKGSGDVSSDSIDHSPAKKRVRTVCKCGAVTCRGYLN
- the SUV39H2 gene encoding histone-lysine N-methyltransferase SUV39H2 isoform X1 codes for the protein MAAAGAEARGAWCVPCLVSLDTLQELCRKEKLTCKSIGITKRNLNNYEVEYLCDYKVVKDMEYYLVKWKGWPDSTNTWEPLQNLKCPLLLQQFSNDKHNYLSQVKKGKAIKDNNKALKPAIAEYIVKKAKQRLALQRWQDELNRRKNHKGMIFVENTVDLEGPPSDFYYINEYKPAPGISLVNEATFGCSCTDCFFEKCCPAEAGVLLAYNKNQQIKIPPGTPIYECNSRCQCGPDCPNRIVQKGTQYSLCIFRTSNGCGWGVKTLVKIKRMSFVMEYVGEVITSEEAERRGQLYDNKGITYLFDLDYESDEFTVDAARYGNVSHFVNHSCDPNLQVFNVFIDNLDTRLPRIALFSTRTINAGEELTFDYQMKGSGDVSSDSIDHSPAKKRVRTVCKCGAVTCRGYLN
- the SUV39H2 gene encoding histone-lysine N-methyltransferase SUV39H2 isoform X3, with translation MAAAGAEARGAWCVPCLVSLDTLQELCRKEKLTCKSIGITKRNLNNYEVEYLCDYKVVKDMEYYLVKWKGWPDSTNTWEPLQNLKCPLLLQQFSNDKHNYLSQVKKGKAIKDNNKALKPAIAEYIVKKAKQRLALQRWQDELNRRKNHKGMIFVENTVDLEGPPSDFYYINEYKPAPGISLVNEATFGCSCTDCFFEKCCPAEAGVLLAYNKNQQIKIPPGTPIYECNSRCQCGPDCPNRIVQKGTQYSLCIFRTSNGCGWGVKTLVKIKRMSFVMEYVGEFFLFR